A region of Acidithiobacillus ferridurans DNA encodes the following proteins:
- the phoU gene encoding phosphate signaling complex protein PhoU produces MDKEPHISQRFEEELHEVHALVLAMGGVVEEQITNAIKALQESDAELAREVIGRDHEVNGYEVRIEEECINILATRQPAASDLRLVMTLIKTIADLERMGDKASKIADMALAMGHGARNDNPAFLRDVGVMADYALNMLRRAMDALARADAEEAIAVAKGDEVLNQEYRSALRRLITYMMEDPRTITPAIDALFIAKAIERIGDHARNICEYVIYLAKGKSVRHLPLDEVEQSIQGK; encoded by the coding sequence ATGGACAAAGAACCACATATTTCCCAGCGTTTTGAAGAAGAACTCCATGAGGTCCACGCCCTGGTGCTCGCCATGGGTGGGGTGGTGGAGGAGCAGATCACGAATGCCATCAAGGCACTGCAGGAGTCAGATGCCGAACTGGCCCGTGAAGTGATCGGGCGTGACCACGAGGTGAATGGTTACGAGGTGCGTATTGAAGAGGAGTGCATCAATATTCTGGCTACGCGTCAGCCTGCCGCCAGCGATCTGCGTCTGGTGATGACCCTGATCAAGACTATCGCGGATCTGGAGCGTATGGGCGACAAGGCCAGCAAGATTGCCGATATGGCCTTGGCTATGGGACATGGCGCGCGTAACGACAATCCGGCCTTTCTCAGAGACGTGGGCGTGATGGCCGACTATGCCTTGAATATGTTGCGCCGCGCCATGGATGCCCTGGCCCGTGCGGATGCGGAGGAAGCCATTGCCGTCGCCAAAGGCGATGAGGTGCTCAATCAGGAATACCGCTCTGCCTTGCGCCGTCTGATTACCTACATGATGGAAGATCCGCGCACCATCACCCCGGCCATCGATGCGCTCTTTATCGCCAAAGCCATCGAGCGTATTGGAGATCATGCTCGGAACATTTGCGAATACGTCATTTATCTTGCCAAAGGGAAAAGTGTCCGGCATCTTCCGTTGGACGAGGTAGAACAAAGCATCCAGGGGAAATAG
- a CDS encoding Ppx/GppA phosphatase family protein, protein MAESAATAGLENFLAAVDLGSNSFHMVVAEEVGSDIRLHDRLREGVRLAEGLRDDGSLDPEVEKRALDCLARFGQRLRGIRPERVRVIGTNTLRQASATEGFIRAIENTLGYPLEIVAGREEARLVYLGVAHSLAVDARERRLVVDIGGGSTELIAGQGFIPDLRESLHFGCVASTRAYFPDEQITAPACERLEKRVRMAVEPMLEDFASHGWDQAVGSSGTIKSIGRILAEGGQGPRITRAGLHWLREQMMRLGSVRALTRLKGLKPDRAAVFPGGFIILFALFESLGLQEMRFSEGALREGAIYDLLGRIHQEDTREMSICSLQERFHSQVLRNQSVARWAERFFTSATRTWPLHGGHQQWLHWAALTHDIGLDIAHSGFHKHGEYVWRNADIAGFSRREQGVVAALLRAQRKRLPGLAQLRSLGVAAEDVAPLQQLAILLRMAILFHRGALPLAVPPELTVTGRHVVLHLPARWLTDMPLLAADLEQEQEWITPDFHLQW, encoded by the coding sequence GTGGCAGAATCCGCAGCCACAGCAGGGCTCGAAAATTTTCTGGCGGCGGTGGACCTGGGTTCCAACTCTTTTCATATGGTGGTAGCAGAAGAAGTCGGCTCTGATATCCGTCTGCATGATCGTTTGCGCGAAGGCGTTCGGCTGGCGGAGGGCTTACGCGACGACGGCAGTCTCGATCCGGAAGTCGAAAAACGCGCGCTGGATTGTCTGGCCCGCTTCGGGCAGCGTCTACGGGGCATTCGTCCGGAGCGGGTACGGGTAATCGGCACCAATACCCTGCGTCAGGCGAGCGCTACGGAAGGCTTCATCCGTGCTATTGAAAACACCCTCGGCTATCCGCTGGAAATCGTGGCCGGCCGTGAAGAAGCCCGTCTGGTCTATCTGGGCGTTGCGCACAGTCTTGCGGTGGACGCCCGTGAACGACGTCTGGTAGTGGATATTGGAGGGGGCAGCACCGAGTTGATCGCGGGCCAAGGGTTTATCCCTGACCTGCGGGAGAGTCTGCATTTCGGCTGCGTGGCCTCCACCCGAGCCTATTTCCCCGATGAGCAGATTACGGCGCCTGCCTGTGAGCGCCTGGAAAAGCGGGTACGCATGGCGGTGGAACCCATGCTGGAGGATTTTGCCAGCCACGGCTGGGATCAGGCGGTGGGTTCATCAGGCACGATCAAGTCGATTGGCCGTATCCTTGCCGAGGGCGGTCAGGGCCCGCGCATCACCCGCGCAGGCCTACATTGGCTGCGTGAACAGATGATGCGTCTTGGTTCGGTGCGTGCGCTGACCCGGTTGAAAGGCCTGAAGCCCGATCGTGCTGCAGTCTTCCCAGGCGGCTTCATCATCCTTTTTGCGCTCTTCGAGTCATTGGGCCTGCAGGAAATGCGCTTTTCCGAGGGGGCATTGCGCGAGGGGGCCATTTACGATCTGCTTGGCCGCATCCATCAGGAAGATACCCGAGAGATGAGCATCTGCAGCCTGCAGGAACGTTTTCACAGCCAGGTATTGCGTAATCAGAGCGTGGCGCGGTGGGCGGAACGCTTTTTTACCTCTGCGACCCGGACCTGGCCGCTCCACGGAGGGCATCAGCAATGGCTGCACTGGGCGGCCTTAACCCACGATATCGGTCTGGACATCGCCCATTCAGGATTTCACAAGCATGGTGAATATGTCTGGCGGAACGCGGATATCGCGGGTTTTTCGCGTCGTGAGCAGGGTGTCGTTGCGGCGTTGCTCCGTGCCCAGCGTAAACGCTTGCCTGGTCTTGCCCAGTTGCGTTCTTTGGGAGTCGCTGCCGAGGATGTGGCGCCTCTTCAGCAGTTAGCGATCCTGCTCCGCATGGCCATCCTTTTTCATCGGGGCGCGCTCCCGCTGGCGGTTCCGCCGGAGTTGACGGTGACTGGTCGGCATGTCGTTCTGCACCTGCCAGCGCGCTGGCTGACGGATATGCCGCTACTGGCCGCTGATCTCGAACAGGAGCAGGAATGGATCACGCCGGATTTCCACCTGCAGTGGTAA
- a CDS encoding DedA family protein gives MINEMLSWLRLQPITLEMIVTFLRQYGYWILFIGTLLEGEAVVIIAGALAHAGVLDLPLVIFVSWLGSTLNDQVLYQLGYRYGGRLLNMLPRFLRRHVDQAEGLIRRFGDWVTLFFRFIYGTRTITPILLGVHRYPAQRYLWMNPAAAAVWAAAIAGIGYALGASLRSLLKSVQHVQIVLLLLLIAVALAYWWWHRRHGE, from the coding sequence GTGATCAACGAGATGCTGAGCTGGCTGCGTCTTCAACCCATTACCCTGGAGATGATCGTCACCTTTCTGCGCCAGTATGGTTACTGGATTCTCTTCATTGGTACGCTGCTCGAGGGGGAGGCGGTCGTGATTATCGCTGGTGCCCTGGCCCATGCCGGAGTGCTGGATCTCCCCCTGGTGATATTTGTCTCCTGGTTGGGCAGTACTCTCAATGATCAGGTGCTTTATCAGCTTGGTTACCGGTATGGCGGACGCCTGCTGAATATGTTGCCGCGCTTTCTGCGCCGCCACGTGGATCAGGCCGAGGGTTTGATCCGCCGCTTTGGTGACTGGGTGACGCTGTTTTTCCGTTTTATCTATGGCACCCGCACCATTACCCCCATCCTGCTGGGGGTGCATCGCTATCCAGCGCAGCGCTATCTGTGGATGAACCCGGCTGCCGCAGCGGTGTGGGCGGCCGCCATCGCCGGGATCGGGTATGCCCTTGGTGCCTCGCTGCGGAGTCTGCTGAAAAGTGTTCAACATGTGCAGATTGTGCTCCTGCTGCTGTTGATCGCGGTAGCGTTGGCGT